The window TTAcaatttaatgtttattttatacCAATGACATACCATTATAGTGTAACCAATGGCATAGTATTACAGTGTAGATGTATGTTGTTGGAAAACGTTATAAACTTACACAACATCGTGATCGTGTTACAACATAACGTCAACATACAAAGTCTCAGATAGGGTACACTGTACGTTCAAATTTACATCCAAAGTTACATAATTCTTTTATTgttgtatttatttacaccaaaTAACGTTGGTATTATTATACAAATGTTGCACTTTTTTGGCATAGATATTAGATTACACTAATAAgatagagaattgttattggcactccaaaaatctcattctatactccaaactttttatatttggaaacaaaaatacatttgtaaggagtgtaaaatgagatttttggagtgccaataacacttccagATAAGATAATATACTATAATTGAACAGTATTGCATTATAGTTTACGGTAATGCTAAGGAAACTaattttgtagacaaaatttacaaattaaatgatttgtcaccaataggaatgaGCATACTTATCAACGCTTGAGTAATAactcaatcattaactttcatattatttagtttacaaaattttatctataaatatAGCCTCCCTATCATTATCCGTTTAGGATAATGTTCAAATTAAATAATACTCatacctttttttattaaagtaccGTAGACGAACCTTTTTTAAAATGCTTAAGCCAACGGTTCTTTATTCTAACAATTCTATTTTAAATGTGTTTTCTTATTTtacgaatgaggatcctctcccgaTCCTTTTTAtgaggattttaaaaattcttaaatcatgtccgtttatcgtatatcgtacggtcacTTTTTATCAGgtattattcatatttaattttaaataaaaatatttaaaataatttatgacagcacgatgtacgatgaatgaacacGATTTGAAAATTCTCGAGATCCTGACAAAGAGAATTTGAAGAGAATCCTCGTTCTTATTTTACAAGTTAGAGACAAATGGTTTACCAACAGTTTTGTCCTTGCGTAATATCAAATGGAAAGCTAGATCTATCATCCCTATCAGCGTCTAGCTGGCCTTGGTACTGGGGTAAGCCATGTGAAGGATCAAGCCACACACTATTGTCATTAATTAAtgttaataatatatattttccgGAAAAGTCTTCATTATCACCCAAACTTATGacgaaaaatattaatttcacaGAGAGTATTATCCTATTTAAACACGTTGGCGTATAgcaattaataataattacagTCAAGAAAACTCGTAGTTGACCATGAGAGGCTAAGGAAAGAACAAGTCATCTGTTTGGTACTTTCCTAAGGTCCAATGTGTTGGGCGTGCATATATGTATCCATATACCAAATCCATTACAATAATCATGGAGCCCCTCTTGGATTATTTCTATCTACTTTCCTTTGACTAGTTTTTTCATTGAACCTAAATAGCCTATATATACTAGCACCCAAGGAACAAACCTCTCATCACCAGAAATACTTTAAAAATATTACTATTAATTGTAGGAGTTGATCAAAGGAAGAACTAATGTCGACATTCACATCAACTGATCTTTGCAAGCGGCATAGTCGCCTTTTCGTAAAGCCTCCTGGATTGTTCCGGCATGTTTCATCATCGACGTTGAAATGCCAGCAAGGTTTCAGAACCAACCATGCATTGTTGCCTCTCACAATTGGCCAAAGGAGTAGTCTCAGCAATCAACCATGTAGGAAGAACAAGATTGTATGCAATAGTTTTCCATTACCAGGAGTTCCAGATCCTTCCCACTCTTGGTAATTAGCAATgaaacctttgtttttctctttctctagATTCTATACTAATGAATCTAGTcgtcttctctctttttttttaatctctttgCAAGTAATATACGATAAAACTGAAATCTGATCGACAATTTTAAACAGGAAAGGATGGTTGATAGGGATTGTACTATCAGTAATATTACCCTTCTCGAGGAGCAAATGGGGGCCCTTGCTAGCATTGAAAAGTAAGTATTCATAGCCATCTTATTGCAGGAagttttgagttcaaatttcatGGACGGGAGTTTGTTGTATTTAAGAATCTATTGATTAATTACCATATTTCTCATTATCATTGCttgaatttgttttgatttttcagaGGAGGTGGACATGATTGTAGACACAGTTGAAGCAGTGGTGGAGGTGGTAGAACAGGTA of the Pyrus communis chromosome 1, drPyrComm1.1, whole genome shotgun sequence genome contains:
- the LOC137729256 gene encoding uncharacterized protein; protein product: MSTFTSTDLCKRHSRLFVKPPGLFRHVSSSTLKCQQGFRTNHALLPLTIGQRSSLSNQPCRKNKIVCNSFPLPGVPDPSHSWKGWLIGIVLSVILPFSRSKWGPLLALKKEVDMIVDTVEAVVEVVEQVAEKVEEVADDIGDSLPEGKLKTALELVENVAKEAAKDAHLADELIEKAEALEDRVEDFFESALDKAGDVIKDVGNESDVQIATEKKTQ